A DNA window from Mycolicibacter terrae contains the following coding sequences:
- a CDS encoding sensor domain-containing protein has translation MAARAGRTAAAAAALMLLASGCTTVVSGTVRPAPGLAPTPVAGMAVRQVLLDDAELSKIVGQGFRSDPSLPPRFGGVDDLPDAWDEAEPEDCVGAAVGGQKSVYGSAGAQDVAHEFWDSTSAPDDSPLTGVGEAVIALATAADAEALFEKFSQQWGHCDGVTVVRSGEDSGDASGEIIDVSTADGVLTATVRTTVGGEVGLRVTRAVAARVNCLVDVDVFWFAGEDDHADAPPPGDTTAADLARAMLDKVRVLSG, from the coding sequence GTGGCCGCCCGGGCAGGCAGAACCGCGGCAGCTGCGGCGGCGCTGATGCTGCTGGCCAGCGGGTGCACCACGGTGGTCAGCGGAACCGTCAGGCCCGCACCGGGATTGGCCCCCACACCGGTCGCCGGGATGGCAGTTCGGCAGGTGTTGCTCGACGACGCCGAGCTGTCGAAGATCGTCGGCCAGGGCTTCCGCAGTGACCCGTCTCTGCCGCCGCGGTTCGGCGGCGTCGACGACCTGCCCGACGCCTGGGACGAAGCGGAGCCGGAAGACTGCGTCGGCGCCGCGGTGGGCGGCCAGAAATCGGTTTACGGCTCCGCCGGTGCACAGGATGTCGCCCACGAGTTCTGGGACAGCACCTCCGCTCCCGACGATTCGCCGCTGACGGGGGTGGGCGAGGCCGTGATCGCACTGGCCACCGCCGCCGACGCCGAGGCGCTCTTCGAGAAGTTCTCGCAGCAGTGGGGCCACTGCGACGGGGTCACGGTGGTCCGTTCCGGTGAGGACAGCGGCGATGCCAGCGGCGAAATCATCGACGTCTCCACTGCCGACGGGGTGCTCACCGCCACCGTGCGCACCACCGTGGGCGGCGAGGTGGGCCTGCGGGTGACGCGGGCGGTGGCGGCGCGGGTGAACTGCCTCGTCGACGTCGACGTGTTCTGGTTCGCCGGCGAGGACGACCATGCCGACGCCCCACCGCCCGGGGACACCACCGCCGCCGACCTGGCGCGGGCGATGCTGGACAAGGTCCGCGTTCTCAGCGGCTGA